In Ornithinibacter aureus, the genomic stretch CACTGCGCAGCTCGCTCCAGGCGGCGACCGCGGCATCCCAGTCGGCGCCGGTCGGTGCGTGGTCGCGTCCGCGCAAGTACTCGAAGGTCGTCTCGTCGGGGGCGATCATGCCGGCGCGGGCACCGGCCTCGATCGACATGTTGCACACCGTCATCCGGGCTTCCATCGACAGCGCACGGATGGCGCTCCCGCGGTACTCCAGGACGTAGCCCTGGCCACCTCCGGTGCCGATCCGCGCGATGACGGCGAGCACGATGTCCTTGGCCGTGACGCCGTCGGCGAGGTCGCCCTCCACCGTGATGGCCATGGTCTTGAACGGCTTCAGCGGCAGGGTCTGGGTCGCGAGCACGTGTTCGACCTCGGAGGTCCCGATGCCGAAGGCCAGGGCGCCGAACGCCCCGTGCGTCGAGGTGTGGCTGTCACCGCACACGATGGTCATGCCCGGCTGGGTCAGCCCCAGCTGCGGTCCGACGACGTGCACGATGCCCTGCTCGGCGTCCCCCATCGGGTAGAGCGTGACGCCGAACTCCTCGCAGTTGCGGCGCAGGGTCTCGACCTGGGTCCGGCTCACCGGGTCGGTGATCGGGCCGGGGGTGGTCGGGACGTTGTGGTCCTCGGTCGCGAGGGTCAGGTCAGGCCGGCGCACCGGGCGCCCGGCGAGGCGCAACCCGTCGAACGCCTGCGGACTGGTCACCTCGTGGAGCAGGTGCAGGTCGATGTAGAGCAGATCGGGTTCGCCCTCCCCGCGGTGCACCACATGGGACTCCCAGACCTTCTCGGCCAGAGTTCCGGCCATTGCTCCACCTCCACGACGTGACCGCCGCTCGGCGGTCTCACGACTTCGACGCATGCGGACGCCCGCGTCGGGCGCCATCGCTGTCCGTCGAGATTCGCACGGGCAGATGGCCAACGAACGTGCGTCTCAGGCAATGAGACGCTAATATCAAGACATGGACAACACCAGTGGCGTCGGGGTGCTCGACAAGGCGGCGATCGTGCTCAGCGCCCTCGAGGCCGGCCCGTCGACCCTCGCCCAGCTCGTGACGGCGACCGGCCTGGCCCGCCCGACGGCCCACCGGCTGGCCGTCGCGCTCGAGCACCACCGACTGGTCACCCGCGACCTGCAGGGCCGCTTCATCCTCGGCCCCCGCCTCGGCGAGCTGGCCGCCGCCGCCGGCGAGGACCGCCTGCTCGCCGCTGCTGGCCCCGTCCTCGGCGCGCTGCGCGACCACACCAACGAGAGCGCCCAGCTGTTCCGGCGCCAGGGTGAGCACCGGGTCTGCGTCTCCGCGGCGGAGCGCCCGGTCGGCCTGCGCGACTCCATCCCGGTGGGGGCTGCGCTGTCGATGCGCGCCGGGTCGGCCGCTCAGGTCCTGCTGGCCTGGGAGGAGCCGGACCGCCTGCACCGCGGCCTCCAGGGAGCGGCCTTCACCGCGACGTCGCTGTCGGGGGTGCGGCGCCGTGGCTGGGCCCAGAGCGTCGGCGAGCGCGAGCCGGGGGTGGCCTCGGTGTCGGCACCGGTGCGCTCCCCCTCCGGGCGGGTCATCGCCGCGGTCTCCATCTCCGGACCGATCGAGCGTTTGTCGCGCCAGCCGGGTCGGCTCCACGCCGCGACCGTCATCGCCGGCGCGAACAAGCTCACCGAGGTCCTCGCCCGCCACGCTGCGCAGCAGGACGCCCAGAACAACGCCTGAACCCGCGACTTCTTGCACTCCAGCCACACGTGGCTGATCCAGCGCGGCCCGGGGTGAGAGCACCTGGCTGATCCACGGCCCTGCGCGGTCGGTTCGCAGGCGGCCGCAGCATCAACGAGGAGCGCCTCACCCGCTGAACTTTCTCCGTCATCCCAGTGATGGTGGAGACGCTCCACCCGGTCGGAGATATTTCTCCGCCATGCCTGAATCTGAACTACCCCGTCATCCCTGTGACGGCGGAGAAGTTGTCGGCCGGGCCGGGGCTGGGCTGCGCTGGCCCCCGTGAAACAGGGAGTTCACACGGCGACACCACCCCGGCAACACCGCGACGGCATCGTGACGGCATCCGAAACCGCCTGCCGCGCGAGGAGGTCGCCCATGTCCCTCACCACTGCCCAGCGCATCGCCCGTGACCGCACCCGCCTGCTCGGGTTCCCGAGGCCCGGCCGCCGGGCCATCGTCGTCGGCGGGGGCACGATGGCGGCACGGCGGGCCGCAGCCCTGACCCGGGCATCGACACCGGTCACGGTGTTCGCCCCGGCGCTGTGTGATGACGTGTTCGACCTGCTGGCCGAGCGCCTCGTGACCTGGGAGAACCGGTGGCCGGTCGAGGCCGACCTCGCGGACGCGTGGCTCGTCCACGCAGCCACCGGCGACGGCGACCTCGACGCGCGCATCTGCCAATGGGCCTCAGCGGTCAGGCAGGGCGGGCTCTCCGCGTGAGCCGGCGTCCGTGCGGGCCAGCACTCCCGAGCGGCGCAGCGCCAGCCCGAAGAGGGCGGCCACGGGAAACATGACGATGCCGTAGACCGCGGCCGGGATGCCGATGGTCGTGTTCCCCAGCACCGTGAGCGCCACGGCGATCGCCAGCGTGCTGTTGTGGATGCCGATCTCGAAGCCGCTCGCAACGCACTGCGCGGGGGTGAGGCCGAGCAGCCGTGGCAGGACGTAGCCAACCGTCAGGGACAGGGCGCAGAAGATGGTCATGACGAGCCCGACCTGCGCGAAGTACTTGCCAGCGTTGTCCTCCGAAGCGATCGCGCCGACGACGACGAGGAACAGCAACACGGCCGAGGCGATGCGCACCGGCCGGTCCGCGGCATCCGCGAACTGTGGTGATCGTGACCGCACGAGCATGCCGATGGCCACCGGCACGAGGACGATCGCAAAGACCTGAACCGTCTTGCCCAGCTGCATCCCCACGCCGGAGGAGTCGCCGAGGTAGCGGGAGATGGCGAGGTTGACGACCACGGGCAGCGTCACGAGCGCGACGACCGAGTTCACGGCCGTCAGGGTGATGTTGAGGGCGCCGTCGCCGCGAAAGAGGTGGCTGAACAGGTTGGCCGTGGTCCCACCGGGTGACGCGGCGAGCAGCAACAACCCGACGGCGAGCTCGGGAGCGAGGCCGGCAACCTCGGCGATCGCGAAGCCCAGCAGCGGCAGGACGAGGATCTGGGTGGCGAGGATGACGGGGACCGCTCGGGGATGACGCGCCACTCGCGCGAAGTCGTCGGGGGTCAGCGAGAGACCGAGCCCGAACATGATGACGGCCAGGGCGGCGGGCAGACCGACCGAGACGAGTGCCGAGTCCACGCTGACCTCCGGGGCAGACAGCGGAATCGTTCCGCCGGGGAGCGACAGCCGAGGGGTGGAACCCCGACCGGTCAAGGACCGACGCCGGACACGCCGAAGGCCCGGTCCTGGTGGACCGGGCCTTCGGGCGTTGTAGCCCCGACGGGATTCGAACCCGCGCTACCGCCTTGAGAGGGCGGCGTGCTAGGCCACTACACAACGGGGCCTCGTGCTGCACCCATCCGCTCGGAAGCGGCTGGGCAACGGAGAAGAACCTTACGCCACGGCGAGGTCATTCTCCGAATCGCGCCCGGCGTCAATGCCGGGTGCGATGGCTGGGGTACCAGGACTCGAACCTAGAACGGATGAACCAGAATCACCAGTGTTGCCAATTACACCATACCCCATGGGGCATGCCATCGGCCGTTGCCGCGAGGGCGTGGCTTCAGGCGAACCGAGGCACGATCTTAGCGGGCGCGTTCGCCAGTGCCCAAATCGCCGACCGCCGCACCGCCTGCGCAGCCACCTCAGAGGGTCGAGCGCAGCGCGTCCAACCGGGTCAGCGTCGCCGTCTTGCCCAGGATCTCCATGGACTCGAACAGCGGCGGCGAGATCCGGCGCCCGGAGACTGCGGTGCGCAGCGGCGTGAAGGCGACCTTGGGCTTGAGCCCGAGCCCGTCGATGACCGCAGCCCGCAACGCCGCCTCGATGGCGGGAGCCGTCCACGTCGACACCGACGCGAGGACCCCGCTGTGCTCGTCGGGCAGCGCCTGGAGTGCCGTGGATGCCGCGTCGAGGACACGGACGGCATCCTCACCCAGCTGGGCGCGGGCATCGTCGGCGACCTCGACCATGTCGTCCGGGGCGAAGAACGGTGCGACGAGCGCCCCGGCCTCGGTGAGGTGCGCGATCCGCGTCTGGATCAGGGCCGCGACCTCACGCAGTCGCCCCAGCTCGCCCAGCGAGGGGTTGCCGCTGAGGATGCCGTCGGCCTCCAGGTAGGGCAGCAGTCGCGAGGTGAAGTCGTCGAGGTCCAGGGCGCGGATGTGCATCCCGTTGAGCCAGTCGAGCTTCTTCATGTCGAAGATCGGGCCGACCGGGTTGACGTCGGACCAGGAGAACCGGGCGGAGAAGTCCTCGAACGTGAAGACCTCGACGTCCTCGCCCTCCGGGCCCTTGGCCGGCGGGTACGCCAGCAGGGCGAGGAAGTTGACGAGGGCCTCGGGCAGGTAGCCCTGCTCCCGGAACCAGGTGAGGCGAGCGGCGGGGTTCTTGCGCTTGGAGATCTTCGACGAGTCGGGGTTGCGCAGCAGGGGCATGTGCGCGAACTTCGGCGGCTCCAGCCCGAGCCACTGGTAGAGCAGGATGTGCTTGGGCGTCGAGGAGATCCACTCCTCACCGCGCACCACGTGGGTGATGCCCATCTCGTGGTCGTCGACGACGACGGCCAGGTGGTAGGTGGGGAAGCCGTCGGCCTTGAAGATGACCTGGTCGTCCGGGCGCGGTGCCGACACCGTGCCACGGATGAGGTCGTCGAAGACCAGCGGGACGTCGTCGGGCACGAACATGCGCACGACGGGCGTCTCGGAGAAGCCGGGCAGCTCGGCCCGCTCCTGCTCGGTGAGCCCGTGGCACATACGGTCGTACCCGGTGGGCTTCTTGTCCCTGGCCTGCGCCTCGCGCATCTGTGCCAACCGCCCCGGGGTGCACCAGCAGTGGTAGGCGTGGCCGGACTCGATCAGTCGATCGACGTAGGGCCGGTAGGTGTCGAGGCGCTCGCTCTGGCGATAGGGCTCGAAGGGGCCACCGACGTCGGGGCCCTCATCCCAGGTGAGCCCGAGCCACGACAGCGTGTCGAACACCTGCTGCTCGGAGTCGGCGCGAAAGCGCGTGCGGTCGGTGTCCTCGATGCGCAGGACGAAGCGACCGCCGTGCTGGCGCACGAACGCCAGGTTGAACAGGGACATGTAGGCGGTACCGACGTGCGGGTCGCCCGTGGGCGACGGCGCGACCCGAAGGCGAACCGCCCCGGTCAGGGCGCCGACGGGTGCTGCTGCGGAGGTCTCGGACACGGGCTGCTCGCTCTCTGCGGCTCGGTGGCGCCCGTCGGGGCGTGCGTCGCTCGGTGACCCGGCGGCATCCGCCGTCTCATCGGCTGCGGGGCCGGCGTGGCGGCCTTCATAGGTCGGTTCTGTCATGGTGGGCGACAGCCTAGTGACGCACGAAGGGATTGCTGAGCACCCCGATGCCGTCGATGTCGACGTCGACCCGCTGCCCGGCCTCCACGAGGCCGACCCCGGCCGGCGTACCGGTGAGGATGACGTCGCCCGGCAACAGGGTGAAGGCTTGGGAGGCGAAGGCGATCAGGGCGGCGACGTCGTGCACCATGTCCGACGTCGCGCCGTCCTGGACGATGTCCCCGTCGAGCATGGTGACGATCCGCTGACCGGAGGGGTCGAGGTCGGTCTCGATCCACGGCCCGAGGGGGCAGAAGGTGTCGAAGCCCTTGGCCCGCGCCCACTGGCCGTCGGTGCGCTGGAGGTCACGAGCGGTCACGTCGTTGGCGATGGTGTAGCCGAACACCGCCGAGAGGGCCTCGCTCGCCTCGACGTCCTTGCACAGCCGCCCGATGACCACGGCCAGCTCACCCTCGTAGCTCACCTCGCTCGTCTGGGGAGGCATCACGACGGGGTCGCCCGGCCCGACGACGGCCGTGTTCGGGACGAGGAACATCAGGGGGGTCGCCGGGGCCTCTCCGCCCATCTCGGCGGCGTGGTCGGCGTAGTTCTTGCCGATGCCGATCACCTTGCTGCGCGGGATGACGGGGGCGAGCAGTCGCACGTCGGCCACCTGGTGGACGGCACCGGTCAGTTCGATGCGCTGGTAGAGCGGGTCGCCCGTGATCTCGGCGATCTTCTCCCCTGCCCCGTCGACCAGCCCGTAGGCCGGGTCCTCACCCGTCGTGAACCTCGCGATGCGCATGGACGCAAGCCTAGGCCCGCCACCGGTTCACCCGATGTGCAGGGCCTGACCCGTCAGCTCTCGGCGCCCACACCGGCGGTGGTCGCCGCGTCGGCGAGCACCCGTGCCACGGTGGCGGCGCCCTCGTCGGAGAAGTGGATGTCGCGGGCCGTGCAGAGGTTGGTCAGGGTGCAGACCCGGGCGGCGTTCTCCGGAATCGTGCGCCCGCCGATCTCGGTCGGAGTGCTGTCGTTCGTGGCGAACGCCTCGTCGAGACTGACGAAGGTCGCCCCGGCACCCTCGGCTGCCGCCTCGATCGCGTCGCTGAGGTCGGCATAGCCCTGGGCCGCCTCCTCGACGCCCGCGACGGGCTGGTCCAGGGTCTGGGCGGCGACCCAGGGGTTGTAGTAGCCGAGCACGAGGACGGGAACGTCCGGCCCGGCCGCGCTGCGCAGCCGCTCGAGGATGGTCGGGAGGTTCTTCTCGACGGTATCGACCCCCTTGTCGACACAGGCTGCATCGATCGCGGCGCCGCCGCGCACGCACGCGAGGAGGTCGTTGCCCCCGATGTCGATCGTGACCAGCGCCACCTGACCCTTGCGCTCGGCGAGCACCGCCTCCGCCTGCTCGAGCTGGCTGCCCTCGTCGAAGGTGCACTTCCCGCCCTCGATGAGTGAGGTCGTCGTCTCGCCGCTGCAGCCGAGGTTCTCGACCTCGAGCGATGCACCCGCGGCCTTCAGCCGATTCGCCGTCAGCGCCGGGTAGGCCGTGTCGCGCAGCTCGGTTCCACCCGGCTGGTAGCCCGCGGCGAGCGAGTCGCCCAGGGCGACGTAGAGGCGCTCGGGCGCGGCATCCGCCGGGGTGGGTGACGGCGAGCTTGACGCGCGGGGCGCCGCCGGGGTGCTCGGGGCAGCCACCTCGGCGTCGGCTGCGCAGGCCGAGAGCGCGAGCACGAGCGCGCTCGCCACGGCGAGGAACGGCAGGGTGGAGCGGGTCATGGGGTCCTCGTCGGTCGTGAAGGAACGCATCGGATGGCGCTGGGCCCGGAGGCCGTGGCCTCCATTGTCCCCTCAACGAGCAGCACGCCCGTTCGGGTTCCCGTCCTTCGACACGACCGAGCCCTGCCGCGAGCGACCCACCTTCGGCGCGTGGGTACCGTGGTGCGGTGACTGAGCGCGTGCTGACCCTCGAGGAGTGGCGCGGGCTCGAGACCGCGCACGAGCGGCGCGTCGACGAGGCCACGGCCGCCCACCGCGAGCGCACTTCCGGCGGCCGCACCCATCCCGTCGAGGACTTCCTCTTCCGCTACTACAACCACTCCCCGGCCCGACTGCGCCGCTGGCACCCGGGACCCGGTGCGGTCCTCGCGGATGCCGCCGGCCTTCCTCGGGCGTCTTGGACCCACTACCGTCAGGATGGGGATGCCGTCCGCCTCGACGTCGGTGCGTTCCTCACCGCGCGAGCGTCGGCCCTGTCCTTCGTGCGGGACCTGCTCCGGGCCACGGTGTCGCGCCCTGCCCACCTCGGGTGCTTCGGCCTGCACGAGTGGGCCATGGTCTACCGGTTGCCCGCCGACGACGTGCGGCACTCGGGGTGGCCGCTGCGCCTCGGCGGCGAGGGGACCGACGCGGTGGTGGAGGGTCACGGCATCCGGTGTTCGCACTTCGACGCCTACCGGTTCTTCACCGAGCCGGCCGCGCCGCACAACGCGCTGAGGCCGACCCGTGACAGCCAGGTCGCCCTGGAGCAACCGGGCTGCCTGCACGCCGGGATGGACGTGTACAAGTGGGCCTTCAAGCTCGCGCCGCTCGTTCCCAGCGACCTCGTGGTGGATGCCTTCGACCTGGCCCGCGAGATCCGGGTGCTCGACATGAGGGCCTCGCCCTACGACCTGCGTGAGCTCGGGTACACCCCGGTGACGATCGAGACGCCCGAGGGCAAGGCCGCGTACATCGAGGCCCAACGTGCCTTCTCGCAGCGGTCCAACGCGCTGCGCCAGCGCCTGCTCGACGTCATCGACGCCGCGGAGGCGCTGCGGGCGGCCCACCTCCCGATCAAGTGAGCGCAACATGCCGTCGGCGAAAAGTGGTCGTCAGCGTGTTGCGCTCAGTCGACTGAAGCGAACCAGCCGTCCGTGAGCACCGGCACCGCGGATGACGTCGACGGGCCGGCGGCGATGGCGACATCGGCCGCGAACCCCTTGTCGACGAGTTCGACCCCGCTCGCGCAGGCCGCCAGCCTCGCCCGCAGGTCCGGTCGCACGGCGCAGTAGCCCGCCCGGGCCGCTGCCGCCTCGGGGCTGAGCGTCGCGGACGGCTCCGCCGCGACCACGGCGTCGATCACCGCGCCGGCTCCCCAGGCGTCCTCGACCGCGGGCCGCAGCGACCCGTCACCGGCCCAGCGCTCCCCCGAGGCGACGACGCCCACGGGCCCCCCGTGCGCGGCCAGCCACCGACCCACGGCGGGCGCGTTGCGCAGCGAGGCTGCGACGACGGTGACGTCGACGGCGGCGAGCTGCTCACAGATCGCGGATCCGTTGGGTGACGGCAGCACCAGCCGTGGTGGTGCGGACTCGGTGAGGATGCTCGCCGGGGACAAGGTGATTCGGCCGGGACCCCCGTCGCGGCGGCCGGCCGCGACCACGGCATCGAGGTCGCGGGCGCGCTCCGCGGCATCCACCGCACCCCACGCCAACGGCAGCACCGCCGTGCCCCGCTCCACCGCCACCGTCACCGATGTCGTGAACGACAGGACGTCGACGACGACCGCGACCGCGATCCCCTCATCGACGAGCTCACGTGCGCCGCGCGGCCCCCACTCCATCCGGATGTCGAAGGGTCGCTGCCCGAAAGGAGAGACCATGACCCCGAATCTACGCAACGACGTGACGCCGCATGGACTCAAGGAGGGGCAACTGCGGCCCGGTCCTGACGAGCCCGGGGCCGCCGCTGTCGCCGCGACCCCGGGCTCGGAGGGTGTGCTGGCCGTCAGCGCAGGGCCTTGGCTCCCTTGTACTGCCACTCGATGGTGCCCTTGCCCTTGCCCTTGCCGGTGCCGTTGACGGCCGACGTGGTCTGGGCGAACGTCAGCGTCGCGTGGGCGATCGCATCGGACATGATGTCCAGCGTCTGCGCGTCGAGGTTGTCGATGTCGTCGCAGGCCGAGTGGTAGCAGGGGTCGTAGGCGATCCCCGCGGTCCCGCCGAAGACGGCAGCCTCCTCGGCGCTCTTGATGCCCTCGGCCCCGGTGAACAGGCCACCGGCCGGGATGCCCGCCTCGATGAACGCGAAGTAGTCACTGCGCCCGTCGAAGTCGGTCGGCACCGAGGCCGAGCCCTGCGAGGTGAAGAAGCCGGTGAACACCGACTCGATGAGACCGGACCCGTTCGGGCCGGAGACACCCAACGCGTCACCGTCTCCGTCGTAGACGAAGTTCACCGCGTTCGGCGATCCGACCATGTCGAAGTTGAGGTTCAGGGCCGTGTTCTTGATGTCCCGGGTCGACAGCTGCGAGACGTAGTACGAGGACCCGATGAGGCCGTCCTCCTCGCCGCTCCAGAACGCGAAGCGGACTCGGTTGGTCGGCGTGATGCCCAGCTCGGCCATCTTCAGGGCCGTCTCGAGAGTGGCCGCTGTGCCGGAGCCGTTGTCGTTGATGCCGGGGCCCTCGGAGACCGAGTCGAGGTGACCACCCACGACGACGGTGCGGTCGCCACGACCGGTGGGGGTGTCTGCGAGGAGGTTCTCGGTCTGAACCTGCGTGATGTTCACCTCGACTGCGAGGGAG encodes the following:
- the leuC gene encoding 3-isopropylmalate dehydratase large subunit translates to MAGTLAEKVWESHVVHRGEGEPDLLYIDLHLLHEVTSPQAFDGLRLAGRPVRRPDLTLATEDHNVPTTPGPITDPVSRTQVETLRRNCEEFGVTLYPMGDAEQGIVHVVGPQLGLTQPGMTIVCGDSHTSTHGAFGALAFGIGTSEVEHVLATQTLPLKPFKTMAITVEGDLADGVTAKDIVLAVIARIGTGGGQGYVLEYRGSAIRALSMEARMTVCNMSIEAGARAGMIAPDETTFEYLRGRDHAPTGADWDAAVAAWSELRSDDDAVFDDEVVLDAAALTPFVTWGTNPGQGAPLGSSVPDPELMPDENDKANARRALEYMGLEAGTPLRDVHVDTVFLGSCTNGRIEDLRAAASVLEGRQVAEGVRMLVVPGSARVRLQAESEGLHEVFTAAGAEWRLPGCSMCLGMNPDQLAPGERSASTSNRNFEGRQGKGGRTHLVSPLVAAATAVRGTLSSPADLEPVTAGSN
- a CDS encoding IclR family transcriptional regulator, coding for MDNTSGVGVLDKAAIVLSALEAGPSTLAQLVTATGLARPTAHRLAVALEHHRLVTRDLQGRFILGPRLGELAAAAGEDRLLAAAGPVLGALRDHTNESAQLFRRQGEHRVCVSAAERPVGLRDSIPVGAALSMRAGSAAQVLLAWEEPDRLHRGLQGAAFTATSLSGVRRRGWAQSVGEREPGVASVSAPVRSPSGRVIAAVSISGPIERLSRQPGRLHAATVIAGANKLTEVLARHAAQQDAQNNA
- a CDS encoding NAD(P)-dependent oxidoreductase, encoding MSLTTAQRIARDRTRLLGFPRPGRRAIVVGGGTMAARRAAALTRASTPVTVFAPALCDDVFDLLAERLVTWENRWPVEADLADAWLVHAATGDGDLDARICQWASAVRQGGLSA
- a CDS encoding bile acid:sodium symporter family protein produces the protein MDSALVSVGLPAALAVIMFGLGLSLTPDDFARVARHPRAVPVILATQILVLPLLGFAIAEVAGLAPELAVGLLLLAASPGGTTANLFSHLFRGDGALNITLTAVNSVVALVTLPVVVNLAISRYLGDSSGVGMQLGKTVQVFAIVLVPVAIGMLVRSRSPQFADAADRPVRIASAVLLFLVVVGAIASEDNAGKYFAQVGLVMTIFCALSLTVGYVLPRLLGLTPAQCVASGFEIGIHNSTLAIAVALTVLGNTTIGIPAAVYGIVMFPVAALFGLALRRSGVLARTDAGSRGEPALPDR
- the gltX gene encoding glutamate--tRNA ligase, which gives rise to MTEPTYEGRHAGPAADETADAAGSPSDARPDGRHRAAESEQPVSETSAAAPVGALTGAVRLRVAPSPTGDPHVGTAYMSLFNLAFVRQHGGRFVLRIEDTDRTRFRADSEQQVFDTLSWLGLTWDEGPDVGGPFEPYRQSERLDTYRPYVDRLIESGHAYHCWCTPGRLAQMREAQARDKKPTGYDRMCHGLTEQERAELPGFSETPVVRMFVPDDVPLVFDDLIRGTVSAPRPDDQVIFKADGFPTYHLAVVVDDHEMGITHVVRGEEWISSTPKHILLYQWLGLEPPKFAHMPLLRNPDSSKISKRKNPAARLTWFREQGYLPEALVNFLALLAYPPAKGPEGEDVEVFTFEDFSARFSWSDVNPVGPIFDMKKLDWLNGMHIRALDLDDFTSRLLPYLEADGILSGNPSLGELGRLREVAALIQTRIAHLTEAGALVAPFFAPDDMVEVADDARAQLGEDAVRVLDAASTALQALPDEHSGVLASVSTWTAPAIEAALRAAVIDGLGLKPKVAFTPLRTAVSGRRISPPLFESMEILGKTATLTRLDALRSTL
- a CDS encoding fumarylacetoacetate hydrolase family protein — protein: MRIARFTTGEDPAYGLVDGAGEKIAEITGDPLYQRIELTGAVHQVADVRLLAPVIPRSKVIGIGKNYADHAAEMGGEAPATPLMFLVPNTAVVGPGDPVVMPPQTSEVSYEGELAVVIGRLCKDVEASEALSAVFGYTIANDVTARDLQRTDGQWARAKGFDTFCPLGPWIETDLDPSGQRIVTMLDGDIVQDGATSDMVHDVAALIAFASQAFTLLPGDVILTGTPAGVGLVEAGQRVDVDIDGIGVLSNPFVRH
- a CDS encoding SGNH/GDSL hydrolase family protein, which encodes MTRSTLPFLAVASALVLALSACAADAEVAAPSTPAAPRASSSPSPTPADAAPERLYVALGDSLAAGYQPGGTELRDTAYPALTANRLKAAGASLEVENLGCSGETTTSLIEGGKCTFDEGSQLEQAEAVLAERKGQVALVTIDIGGNDLLACVRGGAAIDAACVDKGVDTVEKNLPTILERLRSAAGPDVPVLVLGYYNPWVAAQTLDQPVAGVEEAAQGYADLSDAIEAAAEGAGATFVSLDEAFATNDSTPTEIGGRTIPENAARVCTLTNLCTARDIHFSDEGAATVARVLADAATTAGVGAES
- a CDS encoding 3-methyladenine DNA glycosylase, whose protein sequence is MTERVLTLEEWRGLETAHERRVDEATAAHRERTSGGRTHPVEDFLFRYYNHSPARLRRWHPGPGAVLADAAGLPRASWTHYRQDGDAVRLDVGAFLTARASALSFVRDLLRATVSRPAHLGCFGLHEWAMVYRLPADDVRHSGWPLRLGGEGTDAVVEGHGIRCSHFDAYRFFTEPAAPHNALRPTRDSQVALEQPGCLHAGMDVYKWAFKLAPLVPSDLVVDAFDLAREIRVLDMRASPYDLRELGYTPVTIETPEGKAAYIEAQRAFSQRSNALRQRLLDVIDAAEALRAAHLPIK
- a CDS encoding 2-phosphosulfolactate phosphatase — translated: MVSPFGQRPFDIRMEWGPRGARELVDEGIAVAVVVDVLSFTTSVTVAVERGTAVLPLAWGAVDAAERARDLDAVVAAGRRDGGPGRITLSPASILTESAPPRLVLPSPNGSAICEQLAAVDVTVVAASLRNAPAVGRWLAAHGGPVGVVASGERWAGDGSLRPAVEDAWGAGAVIDAVVAAEPSATLSPEAAAARAGYCAVRPDLRARLAACASGVELVDKGFAADVAIAAGPSTSSAVPVLTDGWFASVD
- a CDS encoding M28 family peptidase, coding for MAGALCGAVALGGQAQAAVATNTSALRAAVTLEGVMEHLEAFQTIADENDGNRAAGTSGHDASVNYVEGLLQDAGYSTWRQPFTYERTDFTGTALSQTAPGAEDYTFGVDFYPMDYSGGGTVTAAVTAVDINLGGDRASTSGCEAADFAGFPAGNIALIQRGSCDFAVKADNAAAAGATAVIVFNQGNVVAGDDRLSVFGGTLGEPVRGIPVVSASFAAGETWANTAGLVLSLAVEVNITQVQTENLLADTPTGRGDRTVVVGGHLDSVSEGPGINDNGSGTAATLETALKMAELGITPTNRVRFAFWSGEEDGLIGSSYYVSQLSTRDIKNTALNLNFDMVGSPNAVNFVYDGDGDALGVSGPNGSGLIESVFTGFFTSQGSASVPTDFDGRSDYFAFIEAGIPAGGLFTGAEGIKSAEEAAVFGGTAGIAYDPCYHSACDDIDNLDAQTLDIMSDAIAHATLTFAQTTSAVNGTGKGKGKGTIEWQYKGAKALR